The Oryza glaberrima chromosome 9, OglaRS2, whole genome shotgun sequence genome includes a window with the following:
- the LOC127785082 gene encoding putative clathrin assembly protein At4g40080, which yields MGLKLRRLAATLLSSPGANSSPASAADAHQAVARATAHHPPAAPPAAHHLDALLAFGRGSRLSASALATALTDRLRAAASGNGDAAVALKCLVLLRILLARGAFILRDQLVAALVRHPASGRNPLALAAFPLGRSFAAATWVRFSARLLELLLLLPDSSTDAADADYLIALPNPHVIAELSAYASVADAVRQAPPPSSAPQHNGLIWELIRLAEEDRVAAERNIAARVHEMGERLATLTLADAVELVCVLRQVEESTSSPADWKWAGLDEAVVGEARRLRERAEEVVLRRTEQERRLVRRGTAGSMSVRVLTGGGGCGEAVRFGSTRWSSTRR from the coding sequence ATGGGCCTCAAGCTCCGGCGGCTCGCGGccaccctcctctcctccccgggGGCCAAttcctcgccggcgtccgccgcGGACGCGCAccaggcggtggcgcgcgccacggcgcaccacccgccggcggcgccgccggccgcgcacCACCTGGACGCGCTCCTCGCCTTCGGCCGCGGCTCGCGCCTCTCCGCGTCGGCGCTCGCCACCGCGCTCACCGACCGCCTCCGCGCGGCGGCTTCCGGCAACGGGGACGCCGCCGTGGCCCTCAAgtgcctcgtcctcctccggaTCCTGCTCGCCCGCGGCGCCTTCATCCTCCGCGATcagctcgtcgccgccctcgtccgGCACCCCGCCTCCGGCCGCAACcccctcgcgctcgccgccttcCCGCTCGGCCGATCCTTCGCCGCGGCCACGTGGGTCAGGTTCTCCGCGCGCCTCCTcgagcttctcctcctcctccccgactcctccaccgacgccgccgacgccgactaCCTCATCGCCCTTCCCAACCCGCACGTCATCGCCGAGCTATCCGCCTACGCgtccgtcgccgacgccgtccgcCAGGCCCCGCCACCTTCCTCCGCCCCGCAGCACAACGGCCTCATCTGGGAGCTCATCCGGCTCGCCGAAGAAGACCGCGTCGCGGCGGAGCGCAACATAGCCGCGAGGGTCCACGAAATGGGGGAGCGCCTCGCCACCCTCACCCTGGCCGACGCGGTGGAGCTGGTCTGCGTGCTGAGGCAGGTGGAGGAGAgcacgtcgtcgccggcggacTGGAAGTGGGCGGGGCTGGAcgaggccgtcgtcggcgaggcgcggcggctgcgcgagCGCGCCGAGGAGGTGGTGCTGCGCAGGACAGAGCAGGAGAGGCGGCTCGTGCGGAGGGGCACCGCCGGGAGCATGTCTGTCCGcgtcctcaccggcggcggcggctgcggcgaggcCGTCCGATTCGGCTCCACGCGGTGGTCTTCCACACGGCGATAG
- the LOC127784922 gene encoding E3 ubiquitin-protein ligase ATL6-like codes for MAPARVHSNGRLLMLLLLLAVAGFAAAQPSQDNPPAGYYATNFSPSMAIVIVVLIAAFFFLGFFSIYVRHCYGGRGDYSTTPLPRSGAARSRRQRGLDQSVLATFPTMAYADVKAHKSVKGALECAVCISEFDDDETLRLLPKCSHVFHQDCIDTWLASHATCPVCRANLVDGASEPASDVAAELPTAPAPRPEGPTPSEAAAPGGEAPAPAAAAVVIDVEETEEERIIREEAAELTRIGSLKRALRSKSGRAPAARFPRSHSTGHSLSSSAAASAGAERFTLRLPEHVLREVIAAGQLQRTTSLVAFRAGRQGSTRRGLRSGGGGGGGEGSSRAGRSVRLGQSGRWPSFLARTFSARLPAWGSRSTRRGDGDGSSKGGRTAGSGVGAGGKSVVCDDQACVVGQRV; via the coding sequence ATGGCGCCAGCTCGAGTCCACAGCAATGGCCGCCTCCTCATGCTTCTCCtcctgctcgccgtcgccggctttGCGGCGGCGCAGCCGAGCCAGGACAATCCTCCGGCGGGCTACTACGCGACCAACTTCAGCCCGTCCATggccatcgtcatcgtcgtcctcatcgccgccttcttcttcctcggcttCTTCTCCATCTACGTCCGCCACTGctacggcggccgcggcgactaCTCGACCACCCCGCTGCCCCGGTCCGGCGCCGCGCGgtcgcggcggcagcgcgggctCGACCAGTCCGTGCTCGCGACGTTCCCGACCATGGCGTACGCCGACGTGAAGGCGCACAAGTCCGTCAAGGGCGCGCTCGAGTGCGCCGTCTGCATCAGCgagttcgacgacgacgagacgcTGCGGCTGCTGCCCAAGTGCTCCCACGTCTTCCACCAGGACTGCATCGACACGTGGCTCGCGTCGCACGCCACCTGCCCGGTCTGCCGCGCCAACCTCGTCGACGGCGCGTCCGAGCCGGCGAGCGATGTCGCCGCCGAGCTACCGACGGCGCCCGCTCCGCGCCCGGAAGGCCCGACGCCGTCCGAGGCAGCAGCGCCAGGGggggaggcgccggcgccggcggcggcggcggtggtgatcgACGTGGAGGAGACCGAGGAAGAGAGGATCATaagagaggaggcggccgagctaACGCGCATCGGCAGCCTGAAGCGCGCGCTGCGCTCGAAGTCcggccgcgcgcccgccgcgcgtTTCCCGCGCTCGCATTCGACGGGGCactcgctctcctcctccgccgcggcgagcgccggcGCCGAGAGGTTCACGCTGCGGCTGCCCGAGCACGTGCTCCGGGAGGTCATCGCGGCGGGGCAGCTCCAGCGAACGACGAGCCTCGTGGCGttccgcgccggccgccaggGGAGCACGCGCCGTGGCCTCAggtcgggaggcggcggcggcggcggcgaaggcagcaGCCGCGCCGGGAGGAGCGTACGGCTCGGCCAGTCCGGACGGTGGCCGTCGTTCCTGGCGCGGACGTTCTCGGCGAGGCTGCCGGCGTGGGGATCAAGGTCGACGCggaggggcgacggcgacgggtcCAGCAAGGGCGGCAGGACTGCCGGctccggcgtcggcgccggcggcaagtCAGTGGTGTGCGACGACCAGGCGTGCGTGGTTGGGCAACGTGTTTGA